In Quercus robur chromosome 10, dhQueRobu3.1, whole genome shotgun sequence, a genomic segment contains:
- the LOC126703294 gene encoding TMV resistance protein N-like, whose translation MPSWSLRTTPCTCSKYEYDVFISFRGEDTRTRFTDHLCKAFKDKRIRVYRDDSDLERGKTIWTELVQAIKTSRIAVIVFSENYANSKWCLDELVAIMDCKSSTSKRRCKCKQTLTVLPIFYHVSPSEVREQKGNFAKALPKGPKKKWREALTESAKLSGFPLKKDSSESKYIEQIVETISKTLNGESLSAAPAGSESNIHREDSSAITPNIVDASLHQKTTKWKRCACAICGITGISVLEESTI comes from the exons ATGCCGTCTTGGTCCTTACGAACCACACCTTGCACTTGCAGTAAATATGAGTATGACGTCTTCATTAGTTTTCGTGGCGAAGATACTCGCACAAGGTTTACGGACCATCTCTGTAAGGCTTTTAAAGACAAAAGGATTCGCGTGTATAGAGATGATAGTGACCTTGAAAGAGGAAAGACGATTTGGACAGAGCTGGTGCAGGCAATCAAAACATCAAGGATTGCAGTTATTGTATTTTCCGAAAACTATGCTAATTCCAAGTGGTGCCTTGATGAGCTCGTGGCGATCATGGATTGCAAAAGTAGTACTAGTAAACGTAGGTGTAAATGTAAACAAACTTTAACAGTGCTACCTATTTTCTACCATGTGTCTCCGTCTGAAGTACGAGAACAGAAGGGAAATTTTGCAAAAGCGCTTCCGAAGGGCCCTAAGAAGAAATGGAGGGAGGCATTGACAGAGTCTGCAAAGTTGTCGGGcttccctttaaaaaaagatAG CTCAGAGTCAAAGTATATAGAGCAGATTGTTGAAACCATTTCGAAAACACTGAATGGGGAATCCCTTTCGGCAGCACCCGCTGGTTCTGAGAGTAATATTCATAGAGAAGACTCTTCAGCAATCACCCCCAATATAGTAGATGCTTCATTACATCAAAAAACCACTAAATGGAAAAGGTGTGCTTGCGCTATTTGTGGAATAACTGGCATATCAGTTTTAGAGGAATCAACGATataa